The following coding sequences are from one Paenibacillus tundrae window:
- a CDS encoding cold shock domain-containing protein yields MKGTVKWFNAEKGYGFISVEGGEDVFVHFSAIQGDGFKTLEEGQAVEFEITDGNRGPQAANVTKL; encoded by the coding sequence TTGAAAGGTACAGTTAAATGGTTTAATGCAGAAAAAGGCTATGGCTTTATTTCAGTTGAAGGCGGCGAGGACGTATTCGTACATTTCTCCGCAATCCAAGGCGACGGCTTTAAAACATTGGAAGAAGGTCAAGCGGTAGAATTCGAAATCACTGATGGAAACCGTGGTCCTCAAGCAGCTAACGTAACTAAATTGTAA